In a genomic window of Salminus brasiliensis chromosome 12, fSalBra1.hap2, whole genome shotgun sequence:
- the baiap2l2a gene encoding BAR/IMD domain-containing adapter protein 2-like 2: protein MSWRKEDPASGGKRSDTDTQTHTKAGRRMSGLNTDQLHRSTLRIYMSLMDQFNPSLQRLIVLGNNYIQAFQALAVTSEAYFSALAKIGEQAMQTMSSRLLGEILIQISESQRRLTNELEGVFHWFHNEVLEEMENNVRLDKDYVSGSRRQYEMEVRNQATALERQLRRGGSQDSGEYVQFLRESQREALKEEERRYRFLAEKHCGLTQSIVYLMNKTGGALQQRAEGWREQVNQTRVSRPRTPSRLEDNNKLPQVDDQAPRGLAEQPLGRVPSRGPSPQPTRSRSSSFGDSLGLGGGRMMRALVPHPPSSNATLLSFSKGEMVTVLVSEPRNGWLYGRAESSSRQGWFPAAYVGPIEDTPRAPDPSNGSLRSSSSMSNLLDQSSRSRNNPAPPPPPPAPSQMKSNGFQTVTPTLSESKRQEDPIPRPELFPRGTNPFATVKLKPTTTNDRSAPRVF from the exons ATGAGCTGGAGGAAGGAGGATCCCGCGTCTGGGGGAAAACGGAgcgacacagacacacaaacacacacgaaggCTGGCCG CAGGATGTCGGGACTAAACACTGACCAGTTACACCGCTCCACTCTGAGGATATACATG agtCTAATGGACCAGTTTAACCCAAGTTTGCAGAGACTGATCGTGTTGGGAAATAACTACATTCAGGCTTTCCAAG ctCTAGCTGTGACCAGTGAAGCCTATTTCAGTGCTCTTGCTAAGATAGGAGAGCAGGCCATGCAGACTATGTCATCTCGTCTTCTAG GTGAAATATTGATACAAATTTCAGAGAGTCAGCGGAGACTTACCAACGAGCTAGAAGGAGTG TTTCATTGGTTCCATAATGAAGTCCTCGAGGAAATGGAGAATAACGTCAGGCTGGACAAAGACTACGTTTCA GGTAGCAGGAGACAGTATGAAATGGAGGTGAGAAACCAAGCAACAGCTTTAGAGAGACAGCTGAGGAGAGGTGGTTCACAG GACAGTGGTGAATATGTGCAGTTCCTGagggagagtcagagagaggcGCTgaaggaagaagagaggagatatCGCTTTCTGGCTGAAAAACACTGCGGACTTACTCAGTCTATTGTATATCTGATGAACAAG ACAGGGGGCGCTTTGCAGCAGAGAGCCGAGGGATGGAGAGAGCAAGTGAATCAAACAAGAGTGTCCCGTCCACGCACTCCATCAAGACTGGAGGACAACAACAAG CTTCCCCAGGTTGATGATCAAGCCCCTCGCGGTTTGGCAGAACAGCCGTTGGGCAGAGTGCCCTCTAGAG GCCCCTCCCCACAGCCCACTCGTTCACGCTCCAGCTCATTTGGAGATTCTCTGGGGTTGGGTGGAGGCAGGATGATGCGAGCGCTGGTGCCACACCCACCCTCCTCTAACGCCACCCTTCTGTCGTTCTCCAAAGGTGAAATGGTCACTGTGCTTGTGTCAGAGCCACGGAACGGTTGGCTGTATGGCCGTGCGGAAAGCTCCTCACG CCAGGGCTGGTTTCCTGCTGCATATGTAGGCCCTATTGAGGATACACCTAGAGCACCTGACCCCAG TAACGGCTCCctcagaagcagcagcagcatgagTAACCTTCTCGACCAATCATCAAGGAGCAGAAACAACCCggctccacctcctcctccaccggCACCATCACAAATGAAATCGAATGGCTTCCAGACTGTCACACCTACTCTGTCTGAAAGCAAG AGACAAGAAGACCCCATCCCTCGACCCGAACTGTTCCCCAG aGGCACAAACCCTTTTGCAACAGTGAAGCTGAAACCCACAACAACGAATGACAGATCAGCTCCACGGGTCTTCTAA
- the cbx6b gene encoding chromobox protein homolog 6 isoform X2 gives MELSAAGDRVFAAEAILKRRVRKGRMEYLVKWKGWAIKYSTWEPEENILDDRLVVAFEQKEREQELYGPKKRGPKPKTLLLKSRAQSSDSSHRVPEFKHTRPQPSSKPPPPPLPAPSYPPSCPSNAKLQSGATQPKLKKDIHRCHRMSRRPLPRPDHLSQSVGHSLSPFSETVRILNRKVKPREVKKGRVILNLKVIDKAGSGGSANNKRTQSTTHQSHVGRQKVPSRNRVIGKSRRFGDVSYRGLQLPVSGAGFSMFGKTFDPHPMDTSSGNQPKVEQSGHKLGSKCLSLQSSSQSSKVMTSDVPSALNEPPQSASSSEVSDGESHLTSLAQPHQPLLAHQSSEVNPAVLPTLKPNSQLKDSKPSPSAAQSLLPSSPMFSSSSSSSSSSEDNEHILDLSVPHGSDRRAKRHYHFCRHRQPKLPEIPISEEASEEEELDWHPEMAARCANVVVTDVTTNLLTVTIKEFCHPHGLPPSASSPCYANHFPASNKTKPQP, from the exons ATGGAGCTGTCCGCGGCCGGTGACCGCGTGTTTGCCGCCGAGGCCATCCTGAAACGGCGCGTCCGCAAG gGTCGAATGGAGTACCTGGTGAAATGGAAAGGATGGGCTATAAA GTACAGCACTTGGGAGCCAGAGGAGAACATTCTTGATGACCGCCTTGTTGTGGCTTTTGAACAAAA ggagagagaacaggaacTTTATGGACCAAAGAAGAGAGGACCCAAGCCTAAAACTCTGCTCCTGAAG TCGAGAGCGCAGTCTTCAGACAGCTCCCACCGAGTCCCGGAGTTCAAACACACTCGACCCCAGCCGTCCTCTAAgcctccaccaccaccccttCCTGCACCCTCATACCCACCTAGTTGCCCTTCAAATGCTAAGCTGCAGTCTGGAGCTACCCAGCCCAAACTAAAGAAGGACATTCACCGCTGTCATCGCATGTCACGGCGACCCTTGCCCCGTCCGGATCACTTATCTCAGTCAGTCGGTCACTCTCTCAGCCCCTTCTCAGAGACAGTCCGCATCCTGAACCGGAAGGTGAAACCGCGCGAGGTTAAGAAGGGGCGCGTCATTTTAAATCTGAAAGTGATTGACAAAGCTGGGAGTGGTGGGTCAGCCAATAACAAAAGGACTCAAAGCACCACCCACCAATCTCATGTTGGGCGCCAGAAAGTTCCATCTCGGAACAGGGTGATTGGCAAGAGCAGGAGGTTTGGAGATGTTTCATACAGAGGACTGCAGCTTCCTGTATCTGGTGCTGGATTTTCAATGTTTGGAAAAACATTTGATCCTCATCCAATGGACACTTCTTCTGGGAATCAACCCAAGGTGGAGCAAAGTGGTCACAAGCTTGGCAGCAAATGTTTGTCTTTGCAGTCTTCATCCCAGAGTTCAAAAGTCATGACCTCTGATGTTCCTTCAGCACTAAACGAACCTCCTCAGTCCGCTTCCAGCTCAGAAGTCTCGGATGGTGAAAGCCATCTCACATCTTTAGCGCAGCCCCACCAACCTTTATTAGCCCACCAGTCGTCTGAGGTAAATCCAGCTGTTTTACCAACTTTAAAACCCAACAGTCAGCTAAAAGACTCAAAACCCAGTCCTTCTGCAGCCCAATCCCTACTGCCTTCTTCTCCCATGTTCTCCTCTTCTTCGTCGTCGTCATCCTCGTCTGAAGACAATGAGCACATCCTTGACCTCTCTGTTCCACACGGAAGCGATAGGCGAGCCAAGCGGCATTATCATTTCTGTCGCCATCGGCAACCCAAGCTTCCTGAGATTCCCATATCCGAGGAGGCCTCGGAAGAAGAGGAACTGGACTGGCATCCTGAAATGGCTGCGAGATGCGCCAACGTGGTCGTTACGGACGTTACAACTAACCTCCTCACTGTCACGATCAAAGAGTTTTGCCACCCGCACGGACTACCGCCATCAGCCTCTTCTCCGTGCTACGCCAATCATTTTCCTGCTTCAAATAAGACAAAACCCCAACCATGA
- the cbx6b gene encoding chromobox protein homolog 6 isoform X1 yields MYLSTTVQMRVTGLQAHHVPLFSFQGRMEYLVKWKGWAIKYSTWEPEENILDDRLVVAFEQKEREQELYGPKKRGPKPKTLLLKSRAQSSDSSHRVPEFKHTRPQPSSKPPPPPLPAPSYPPSCPSNAKLQSGATQPKLKKDIHRCHRMSRRPLPRPDHLSQSVGHSLSPFSETVRILNRKVKPREVKKGRVILNLKVIDKAGSGGSANNKRTQSTTHQSHVGRQKVPSRNRVIGKSRRFGDVSYRGLQLPVSGAGFSMFGKTFDPHPMDTSSGNQPKVEQSGHKLGSKCLSLQSSSQSSKVMTSDVPSALNEPPQSASSSEVSDGESHLTSLAQPHQPLLAHQSSEVNPAVLPTLKPNSQLKDSKPSPSAAQSLLPSSPMFSSSSSSSSSSEDNEHILDLSVPHGSDRRAKRHYHFCRHRQPKLPEIPISEEASEEEELDWHPEMAARCANVVVTDVTTNLLTVTIKEFCHPHGLPPSASSPCYANHFPASNKTKPQP; encoded by the exons atgtatttatctaCTACTGTTCAGATGCGAGTAACTGGTCTGCAGGCTCACCATgtgcctttgttttcattccaggGTCGAATGGAGTACCTGGTGAAATGGAAAGGATGGGCTATAAA GTACAGCACTTGGGAGCCAGAGGAGAACATTCTTGATGACCGCCTTGTTGTGGCTTTTGAACAAAA ggagagagaacaggaacTTTATGGACCAAAGAAGAGAGGACCCAAGCCTAAAACTCTGCTCCTGAAG TCGAGAGCGCAGTCTTCAGACAGCTCCCACCGAGTCCCGGAGTTCAAACACACTCGACCCCAGCCGTCCTCTAAgcctccaccaccaccccttCCTGCACCCTCATACCCACCTAGTTGCCCTTCAAATGCTAAGCTGCAGTCTGGAGCTACCCAGCCCAAACTAAAGAAGGACATTCACCGCTGTCATCGCATGTCACGGCGACCCTTGCCCCGTCCGGATCACTTATCTCAGTCAGTCGGTCACTCTCTCAGCCCCTTCTCAGAGACAGTCCGCATCCTGAACCGGAAGGTGAAACCGCGCGAGGTTAAGAAGGGGCGCGTCATTTTAAATCTGAAAGTGATTGACAAAGCTGGGAGTGGTGGGTCAGCCAATAACAAAAGGACTCAAAGCACCACCCACCAATCTCATGTTGGGCGCCAGAAAGTTCCATCTCGGAACAGGGTGATTGGCAAGAGCAGGAGGTTTGGAGATGTTTCATACAGAGGACTGCAGCTTCCTGTATCTGGTGCTGGATTTTCAATGTTTGGAAAAACATTTGATCCTCATCCAATGGACACTTCTTCTGGGAATCAACCCAAGGTGGAGCAAAGTGGTCACAAGCTTGGCAGCAAATGTTTGTCTTTGCAGTCTTCATCCCAGAGTTCAAAAGTCATGACCTCTGATGTTCCTTCAGCACTAAACGAACCTCCTCAGTCCGCTTCCAGCTCAGAAGTCTCGGATGGTGAAAGCCATCTCACATCTTTAGCGCAGCCCCACCAACCTTTATTAGCCCACCAGTCGTCTGAGGTAAATCCAGCTGTTTTACCAACTTTAAAACCCAACAGTCAGCTAAAAGACTCAAAACCCAGTCCTTCTGCAGCCCAATCCCTACTGCCTTCTTCTCCCATGTTCTCCTCTTCTTCGTCGTCGTCATCCTCGTCTGAAGACAATGAGCACATCCTTGACCTCTCTGTTCCACACGGAAGCGATAGGCGAGCCAAGCGGCATTATCATTTCTGTCGCCATCGGCAACCCAAGCTTCCTGAGATTCCCATATCCGAGGAGGCCTCGGAAGAAGAGGAACTGGACTGGCATCCTGAAATGGCTGCGAGATGCGCCAACGTGGTCGTTACGGACGTTACAACTAACCTCCTCACTGTCACGATCAAAGAGTTTTGCCACCCGCACGGACTACCGCCATCAGCCTCTTCTCCGTGCTACGCCAATCATTTTCCTGCTTCAAATAAGACAAAACCCCAACCATGA